A genomic window from Flavobacterium lindanitolerans includes:
- a CDS encoding GNAT family N-acetyltransferase, giving the protein MRILSVRHEPEYKDIAIKYLQQNWPEVSPIMYEDCISNCIGAEQFLPQWYLLEKDNEIIGCAGLITNDFISRGDLYPWICALYIDEEHRGNNYAALLLEKAKQDTKTGGFKYLNLCTDHVGYYEKYGFRYIGQGYHPWEEESRIYQIEV; this is encoded by the coding sequence ATGAGAATACTATCCGTAAGGCATGAGCCTGAATATAAAGACATAGCCATAAAATACCTTCAGCAAAACTGGCCTGAAGTTTCACCTATCATGTATGAAGACTGTATTTCAAACTGCATTGGTGCCGAACAATTTCTGCCACAATGGTATCTGTTGGAAAAAGACAATGAAATAATAGGCTGTGCAGGATTGATAACCAACGATTTTATCAGTCGCGGAGATTTGTATCCCTGGATTTGCGCCTTATACATTGATGAAGAACATAGAGGAAACAATTATGCAGCCCTGCTTTTAGAAAAAGCAAAACAGGATACAAAAACTGGCGGATTCAAATACCTGAATTTGTGTACGGACCATGTTGGATATTACGAGAAATACGGTTTCCGATATATTGGTCAGGGATATCATCCCTGGGAAGAAGAATCAAGAATCTATCAAATAGAAGTGTAA
- a CDS encoding Crp/Fnr family transcriptional regulator — protein sequence MKLHEILNQIYPLSQEAAQKILRYSGEIQLSKGHTLLEADKNETSIYFIKKGMVRAFAPKEEKDITFWFGKEGDPIVSMKSYVANLPGYECVELLEDCELYEIKNKDLQQLFLEDIQIANWGRKFAERLLVQTEERLISKLFKSAKERYLELLEENPDFVQRIQLGYIASYLGITQVSLSRIRAEIK from the coding sequence ATGAAACTTCACGAAATACTGAACCAAATATATCCGCTTTCTCAAGAAGCGGCTCAAAAAATCCTGAGATATAGCGGCGAAATACAATTGTCAAAAGGACATACGCTCCTGGAAGCTGATAAAAACGAAACTTCTATTTATTTTATCAAAAAAGGCATGGTCAGGGCATTTGCTCCAAAAGAAGAAAAAGACATCACTTTTTGGTTTGGTAAGGAAGGCGACCCTATTGTTTCCATGAAAAGCTATGTAGCCAATCTTCCCGGTTATGAATGTGTGGAATTGCTAGAGGACTGCGAATTGTATGAAATCAAAAATAAAGACCTGCAGCAGCTTTTTCTTGAAGATATCCAAATAGCAAACTGGGGACGCAAATTTGCAGAACGGCTTTTGGTGCAAACCGAAGAACGTCTTATTTCCAAATTATTCAAGTCTGCTAAAGAGCGCTATTTGGAATTGTTGGAGGAAAATCCGGATTTTGTCCAGAGAATACAGCTTGGCTATATTGCTTCTTATTTGGGAATTACACAAGTAAGCCTTAGCCGAATCAGGGCTGAAATAAAATAA
- a CDS encoding DMT family transporter: protein MNWIILIIAGLFEVAFTFCLGKAKEATGNEAYAWYGGFLVACIISMSLLIKATQNLPLGTAYAVWTGIGAVGTVLLGIFVFKDPANFWRIFFIVTLIASIVGLKAVSAH, encoded by the coding sequence ATGAACTGGATTATCTTAATCATTGCAGGATTGTTTGAAGTTGCTTTTACCTTTTGTTTAGGTAAAGCTAAAGAAGCCACAGGCAATGAAGCTTATGCATGGTATGGTGGTTTTCTTGTTGCGTGTATTATTAGTATGTCGCTATTGATTAAAGCCACACAAAATCTTCCACTTGGAACGGCCTATGCTGTATGGACAGGTATTGGTGCCGTAGGAACCGTATTGCTTGGAATATTTGTTTTTAAAGACCCTGCCAATTTCTGGAGAATCTTTTTTATTGTAACATTGATTGCTTCCATTGTAGGACTGAAAGCCGTTTCAGCTCATTAA
- a CDS encoding siderophore-interacting protein, giving the protein MTKVPKWLGDTMEVVYQRFMYETVITNVEYLDEKLKRVRFEGDFRKIKFMPGNVVKVRVNDTEYRHYTLSAFDAKTGFCEIVFYLHGLGPGSNWVEGLKMGDRAKLLGPGGKLYYSENRVNHFLFGDETSLGWMKCMEEEAERRGEFFFGFAELDEPHQDWAERLGSSVKIVGKSSEYPAQPVIDIVKEWEEDFWLTAVDTVFYLTGRTKSIQAFRKFLLSKGISSKKIKTEPYWADGKSGL; this is encoded by the coding sequence ATGACAAAAGTACCAAAATGGCTGGGAGATACCATGGAAGTTGTGTATCAGCGATTCATGTATGAAACAGTTATAACCAATGTAGAATATTTAGATGAAAAATTAAAAAGAGTGCGTTTTGAAGGCGATTTCAGAAAGATAAAATTTATGCCGGGCAATGTAGTTAAAGTACGGGTTAATGATACGGAATACCGCCATTATACGCTATCTGCTTTTGATGCCAAAACAGGATTTTGTGAAATTGTATTCTATCTGCACGGCCTGGGACCGGGAAGCAACTGGGTAGAAGGATTAAAAATGGGGGATAGGGCAAAGTTGTTGGGTCCGGGTGGAAAACTTTATTACTCTGAAAACCGGGTAAACCATTTTTTATTTGGCGATGAAACTTCCTTAGGCTGGATGAAATGCATGGAAGAAGAAGCGGAACGCAGAGGCGAATTTTTCTTTGGTTTTGCAGAACTTGATGAACCGCATCAGGATTGGGCAGAAAGATTGGGCAGCTCCGTGAAAATTGTAGGCAAATCATCAGAATATCCCGCTCAGCCTGTTATCGACATTGTAAAGGAATGGGAAGAAGATTTTTGGCTAACAGCAGTAGATACGGTTTTTTATCTGACAGGACGGACAAAATCAATTCAGGCTTTCCGAAAGTTTTTGTTGTCAAAAGGAATCAGTAGTAAAAAGATAAAAACAGAACCCTATTGGGCAGATGGAAAAAGCGGGCTGTAA
- a CDS encoding helix-turn-helix domain-containing protein: MRITINDSDLDEIIFEKDFHAAYDGLTDIVEQETQLFDNKIGYTDISEIWFDGVHTLRRRSQLNQEVCLVAKSDLSVFEMHFSLTGSAEVESLNSKFDYSFGPQQHNFFYSSNFEGKFRGGKQEKPNEVFEIHFTENYFNRFVDSESKTIDKFLKQIDKQEISNCLSPHHMPITAQMNLILSQINQCQRKGVLKRLYLESKILELFMLQIEQFESVQLTPTSEKLKKEDVEKIYYAKKLLEQNISEPYSLLELAHKVGLNDFKLKKGFKILFGTTVFGYLHEIRMQQSKRMLLEENKPVKEVAAYCGYQYVQHFTTAFKNKFGITPGKLAHS; this comes from the coding sequence ATGAGAATTACCATAAATGATAGCGATTTGGATGAAATTATTTTTGAAAAAGATTTTCATGCAGCTTATGACGGGTTAACAGATATTGTGGAACAGGAAACCCAACTGTTTGATAACAAGATTGGGTATACTGATATTTCAGAAATATGGTTTGATGGTGTACATACGTTACGTCGCCGTTCGCAATTGAATCAGGAAGTTTGTTTGGTTGCCAAAAGTGACCTCTCTGTATTTGAGATGCATTTTTCTTTGACAGGAAGCGCCGAAGTAGAATCGCTCAATTCCAAATTTGATTATTCATTCGGACCTCAACAGCATAATTTCTTTTATTCCAGTAATTTTGAAGGAAAGTTTAGGGGCGGCAAACAGGAAAAACCCAACGAGGTTTTTGAAATCCATTTTACAGAAAACTATTTCAACCGTTTTGTTGATTCTGAAAGCAAGACTATTGATAAGTTTCTGAAGCAAATTGACAAACAGGAAATCAGTAATTGCCTGAGTCCGCACCATATGCCCATAACAGCACAGATGAATCTTATCCTTTCGCAAATTAACCAATGCCAAAGGAAAGGTGTTTTAAAGCGATTGTACTTGGAATCAAAAATCTTAGAACTCTTCATGCTTCAGATTGAACAGTTTGAAAGCGTACAATTGACCCCAACTTCCGAAAAACTAAAAAAAGAAGATGTAGAAAAGATTTACTATGCCAAAAAATTGTTGGAACAGAACATATCAGAACCTTATTCACTTTTAGAGCTCGCCCATAAAGTAGGTCTTAATGATTTTAAACTCAAAAAAGGTTTTAAAATTCTTTTTGGTACCACTGTGTTTGGCTACTTACATGAAATTAGGATGCAACAGTCAAAACGTATGTTGCTGGAAGAAAATAAACCGGTTAAGGAAGTAGCGGCCTACTGCGGCTATCAGTATGTACAGCATTTTACGACTGCCTTTAAAAACAAGTTTGGTATTACACCGGGCAAACTTGCCCATTCATAA
- a CDS encoding CAL67264 family membrane protein has product MGMNKNTILGWATFVMVLMGLLLIGLGIFRYDDVAGWGFGAVGIGFFAIAWVFSSLKGRV; this is encoded by the coding sequence ATGGGAATGAATAAAAACACCATTCTGGGCTGGGCAACCTTTGTTATGGTCCTGATGGGGCTGCTGCTAATTGGCTTAGGCATCTTTCGTTATGACGATGTAGCCGGTTGGGGTTTTGGGGCAGTAGGAATAGGCTTTTTTGCCATTGCATGGGTTTTCAGTTCGCTGAAAGGCCGTGTATAA
- a CDS encoding GyrI-like domain-containing protein has product MMEPIIKTLPMTRLVGIHKEMSLANNQTFALWNAFMPRRKEITNNLNTDLFSMQIYDTTYFENFSPDKKFTKWAAIAVGNFESIPDGMESYTLEGGEYAVFLHKGGPETGAEVFGYIFNTWLPNADYVLDSREHFELLGDKYKHGDPESEEEIWIPIKPKVTDKTKIAVALFDKLADRYQDKFMDVGLYADSLNLFCDNITKPNASILELACGPGNVTKYLLGKRPDFKILGTDLAPKMIELAKANNPSATFRLMDCRDLGKVSKTYDGIVCAFCLPYLSKEETQKLIADAYNVLEQNGLFFISTMENDYEKSGWEKASSGDSIYMHYYPAEFLLTTLKTNGFTIIDERRKKDDGPGNTPVTDLLLIAKKIRKRRKKVLRS; this is encoded by the coding sequence ATGATGGAGCCAATCATAAAAACACTTCCCATGACACGCCTTGTTGGAATACATAAGGAAATGTCGTTGGCGAATAACCAGACATTTGCACTTTGGAATGCTTTTATGCCCAGACGTAAGGAAATAACAAATAACCTGAATACTGATTTGTTTTCCATGCAAATCTATGATACCACCTATTTTGAAAATTTCAGCCCAGATAAGAAATTTACGAAATGGGCAGCCATAGCTGTAGGTAATTTTGAAAGTATTCCTGATGGTATGGAAAGCTATACCTTAGAAGGTGGGGAATATGCTGTTTTTTTACATAAAGGCGGACCCGAAACCGGAGCAGAAGTATTTGGATATATTTTTAACACCTGGCTTCCCAATGCAGATTATGTACTTGATAGCAGAGAACATTTCGAATTGTTAGGCGACAAATACAAACACGGCGACCCGGAATCAGAGGAAGAAATCTGGATTCCCATAAAACCAAAGGTAACTGATAAAACAAAGATAGCCGTAGCTCTTTTTGATAAGCTGGCCGATAGATATCAGGATAAATTTATGGACGTCGGGCTATATGCCGATTCGTTGAATCTGTTTTGCGACAATATTACAAAACCAAATGCCTCGATCCTGGAACTTGCTTGCGGACCAGGTAATGTGACCAAATATTTGCTCGGAAAACGTCCTGATTTTAAAATATTAGGTACCGACCTGGCACCCAAAATGATTGAATTGGCAAAAGCCAATAATCCCTCAGCAACATTCCGGTTGATGGACTGTCGTGATTTGGGTAAAGTTTCCAAAACTTACGATGGTATTGTATGTGCTTTTTGCCTGCCTTATCTTTCCAAAGAAGAAACCCAAAAACTTATTGCTGATGCTTACAATGTATTGGAACAAAATGGTTTGTTTTTTATAAGCACTATGGAAAATGACTATGAAAAATCCGGATGGGAAAAAGCAAGTTCCGGTGATTCTATCTATATGCATTATTATCCGGCAGAATTTTTACTTACGACACTAAAAACAAACGGTTTTACTATTATCGATGAACGTCGCAAAAAAGATGATGGACCGGGAAATACGCCCGTAACCGATTTATTATTAATCGCTAAAAAAATAAGGAAAAGAAGAAAAAAGGTCCTAAGATCCTAA